The proteins below are encoded in one region of Hordeum vulgare subsp. vulgare chromosome 3H, MorexV3_pseudomolecules_assembly, whole genome shotgun sequence:
- the LOC123444765 gene encoding uncharacterized protein LOC123444765, translating into MDASGEMQCVGRLEIAAPPPARYLRVGSLPVPTDDSAYPPALLPSASPTGTGAPRYQMLPLETDLNTLPVIPNLPEKVFPTDAKSTEGLRYGSGLFNQNLSRKCEALAVSGLAEYGDEIDVIAPTDILKQIFKIPYSKAQVSIAVSRIGDTLILNSGPDVDEGEKIFRRQNNQPKGSDPSILKNFAMHSVRAEACDCPPSHQPSQDKQTASMLHGPFGHMEGSFDSSSSSNFSTSPYLDQNISKSRKPSHGTCESLYWGARENKQKVPGSDPVRKTTRVGETPNCEVQESEKSRRVGNNGFRKVCFWQFHNFHILLGSDLLIFSNEKYIAVSLHLWDVSRQVTPLNWLEAWLDNVMASVPELAICYHQNGVVQGYELLKNDDIFLLKGVSDDGTPAFHPQVVQQNGLAVLRFLQNNCKQDPGAYWLYKGAEEDVVQLYDLSILPEKHTAGDHISTCNPVSSLMNKGRRESLFSLGTLLYRVAHRMSLSKVPSNRAKCAKFFRKCLDFLNKQDHLVVRAYAHEQFARLILKCYEELELTTESFLLESEVTLTDLDDESPQLSLQNLPSKQDDVLTEISKDEPAAVDSMLEYSQSESSRGHVDTGTASSTTKDVSDDSLLMCKAGNSQISKPIADAISSKLAAIHHVSQAIKSLRWNRQLQNTQDDCIDNADTIWERPVDFSLCRCGDVDCIEVCDIREWLPKLKMDHKLWKLALLLGESYLALGEAYKNDGQLHRTLKVVELACMVYGSMPKHLDGDEFISSMSNSSLCLEDGDLNSSLVLDEAEYFKNAKCFGYDVSAQQLPPNYLFWANVWMLVGDVYAEYHRLGSHQAPVLQEQQPEGELRMSNEVAMEVKRLKRKLGKDKQNCGTCSLINCSCQSDRANSGSSASSSSPEASTLHGRKKKKKASGRNIHSQSTEIKEKPIAQEATESSEETQHSTNDTRHEKRTVANAELDCDHTMENQSSNADAIPDKPNDDVSSASGGIFKYLGGPKPGDTEYNLCSAIHCYGAAKGAMFAFPMRSAEFSTILKKRGWAFNELGRIRLESKNLSSAEIAFADAISAFQEVSDHTNVILINCNLAHGRRALAEKLASRIEEFQMYDLPEGSYMQSVKSAKSEYFQAINYYTAAKRQLKYAIADNEVDKSLYNEVYTQYAHTHLRLGMLLARESFLTGSYEGGLVDESSNRTVLEISASDAFREALSTYESLGELRKQEAAFGHFQLGCYQRDLCLKFLDLVNKEVKQKNEDKFRKKAKWYGSLAEKNWQKALEFYGPKTHPTMFLNILMAQSALSTSISDSFHSSAMLEGALMHLLEGRHVVGANEEYSDDVNLDIKPKFWSQLQSLLKSMLKNPDTSRPAASVTSQANGVGGGRGEAAKLKEMYRLSLKSSSLGQLHALHKLWV; encoded by the exons ATGGACGCGTCGGGCGAGATGCAGTGCGTGGGGCGGCTGGAgatcgccgcgccgccgccggcgcGCTACCTCCGCGTGGGCTCCCTCCCGGTCCCCACCGACGACTCCGCCTACCCCCCCGCCCTCCTCCCCTCCGCTTCCCC GACTGGGACTGGAGCTCCAAGGTATCAAATGCTGCCACTGGAGACCGACCTCAACACACTCCCCGTGATTCCAAACCTCCCAGAGAAGGTTTTCCCAACGGATGCAAAGAGTACTGAAG GATTACGGTATGGAAGTGGACTTTTCAACCAAAACTTATCAAGGAAGTGTGAAGCACTAGCCGTGTCAGGCCTAGCTGAATATGGCGATGAAATAGATGTGATTGCTCCAACTGATATTCTAAAGCAGATATTTAAAATACCTTACTCTAAGGCACAAGTATCTATTGCTGTTAGCCGTATTGGAGACACACTCATTTTAAACTCCGG GCCTGATGTTGATGAAGGTGAAAAGATATTTAGAAGACAAAATAACCAACCTAAAGGATCTGATCCTTCAATTTTGAAGAACTTTGCGATGCACTCGGTTAGGGCAGAGGCATGTGATTGCCCACCAAGTCATCAACCatcacaggacaagcaaacagcaTCCATGTTGCATGGACCCTTCGGTCATATGGAGGGTTCCTTTGATtcgtcctcctcttctaattttagcACATCGCCGTATTTGGATCAGAATATCAGTAAAAGTAGAAAACCGTCACATGGTACTTGTGAAAGCCTGTACTGGggtgcaagggaaaataagcaaAAAGTTCCAGGATCGGACCCTGTTAGGAAAACCACTCGTGTTGGTGAAACCCCCAATTGTGAGGTGCAAGAATCTGAGAAGAGTAGGAGAGTGGGGAACAATGGATTTCGGAAGGTTTGCTTTTGGCAGTTCCACAATTTCCATATCCTCTTGGGTAGCGACTTGCTTATATTTAGCAATGAGAAATATATTGCAGTCAGCTTACACCTATGGGATGTTTCAAGACAG GTTACTCCATTGAACTGGCTAGAAGCTTGGCTTGACAATGTAATGGCAAGTGTGCCAGAATTGGCCATATGTTATCATCAGAATGGTGTTGTCCAAGGCTATGAGCTTCTAAAAAATGATGATATATTTCTACTTAAGGGTGTGTCCGATGATGGCACGCCTGCATTTCATCCACAGGTTGTCCAGCAAAATGGCCTAGCTGTCCTAAGGTTCCTTCAGAATAACTGTAAGCAAGACCCTGGTGCATATTGG CTCTACAAAGGCGCTGAAGAAGATGTTGTGCAGTTATATGACTTGTCCATATTACCTGAAAAACATACTGCTGGTGATCATATATCTACGTGCAATCCTGTGTCTTCTTTAATGAACAAGGGGAGAAGGGAATCACTCTTCTCTCTGGGCACACTCCTCTATCGTGTTGCTCATAGGATGTCTTTATCGAAG GTACCTAGTAATAGAGCAAAATGTGCAAAGTTCTTCAGAAAATGTTTAGATTTCCTCAACAAGCAGGATCACCTG GTTGTCAGGGCATATGCTCATGAACAGTTTGCAAGGCTCATCCTTAAATGTTATGAGGAGTTGGAACTGACAACAGAATCATTTCTGCTTGAATCGGAAGTTACTCTTACAGACTTGGATGATGAGTCTCCACAGTTGAGCCTTCAGAATTTACCATCAAAGCAAGATGATGTTTTGACAGAGATAAGCAAGGATGAGCCAGCAGCCGTAGATAGTATGTTGGAGTATTCACAGTCAGAATCTTCACGTGGTCATGTTGATACTGGTACTGCATCTTCAACTACAAAAGATGTCTCTGATGATAGCTTGCTAATGTGTAAGGCTGGAAACTCTCAGATATCAAAACCAATTGCTGATGCTATCTCCTCTAAGTTGGCAGCTATACATCATGTATCACAAGCTATCAAATCTTTAAGGTGGAACCGGCAGCTGCAGAACACTCAGGATGATTGTATTGACAATGCAGACACCATTTGGGAGAGACCTGTTGACTTCTCTTTATGTAGATGTGGCGATGTTGATTGCATTGAAGTTTGCGACATTAGGGAGTGGCTACCCAAACTGAAAATGGACCATAAATTGTGGAAACTTGCTCTTTTGCTGGGGGAATCTTATCTGGCACTTGGAGAGGCGTATAAAAATGATGGGCAGCTTCATCGTACTCTGAAAGTTGTGGAATTAGCTTGCATGGTTTATGGGTCTATGCCTAAACATCTAGATGGTGATGAATTCATCTCATCCATGTCCAATAGTTCGCTGTGCCTGGAAGATGGTGATCTAAACTCAAGTCTTGTATTGGATGAAGCAGAATATTTCAAGAATGCAAAATGCTTTGGTTATGATGTTTCTGCTCAACAGTtgcctccaaactatttattctgGGCCAATGTGTGGATGCTTGTAGGTGATGTCTATGCAGAATATCACCGATTGGGCAGCCATCAAGCACCTGTGCTCCAGGAGCAACAGCCTGAAGGTGAACTTAGGATGTCAAATGAAGTTGCAATGGAAGTCAAACGTCTAAAGAGAAAACTGGGAAAAGATAAGCAGAATTGTGGAACATGCTCACTGATAAACTGTAGTTGCCAAAGTGATAGGGCAAATAGTGGCAGTAGTGCAAGCAGTAGTAGTCCTGAGGCCTCTACATTGCatggaagaaagaaaaagaaaaaagcatCTGGCAGGAACATTCATTCACAATCTACTGAAATTAAAGAGAAACCTATTGCACAGGAAGCTACGGAAAGTTCTGAAGAAACTCAGCACAGCACGAATGATACTCGTCATGAGAAAAGGACGGTGGCAAATGCTgaacttgattgtgatcataccaTGGAGAATCAGTCAAGTAATGCTGATGCTATTCCTgataaacctaatgatgatgtttCCAGTGCGAGCGGTGGTATTTTCAAGTACCTTGGAGGTCCTAAACCAGGAGATACTGAATACAACTTGTGTTCTGCTATTCACTGCTATGGTGCAGCTAAGGGAGCCATGTTTGCATTTCCTATGCGCTCGGCAGAGTTCTCCACCATCCTTAAGAAAAGAGGTTGGGCATTCAATGAACTTGGTCGCATTAGACTTGAGAGTAAAAATCTGAGTAGTGCTGAGATTGCTTTTGCTGATGCCATTAGTGCATTTCAAGAGGTCTCTGATCACACAAATGTTATATTGATCAATTGTAACTTAGCTCATGGTAGAAGAGCTTTAGCAGAGAAATTGGCGTCGAGGATAGAAGAATTTCAGATGTATGATCTTCCTGAAGGCTCATATATGCAATCCGTGAAGTCTGCCAAGTCGGAATATTTTCAAGCAATAAACTATTATACAGCAGCTAAGAGGCAACTGAAGTATGCTATTGCTGACAATGAAGTTGATAAATCACTGTACAACGAAGTTTACACCCAGTATGCCCATACCCACCTGAGGCTCGGAATGCTTTTGGCAAGGGAAAGCTTTTTAACTGGCAGCTACGAAGGTGGACTTGTTGATGAATCATCTAACAGAACAGTTCTTGAGATTTCAGCAAGTGATGCTTTTCGGGAGGCTTTGTCTACATATGAGTCCCTTGGTGAACTTCGCAAACAGGAGGCTGCCTTTGGCCATTTTCAGCTTGGTTGTTATCAAAGGGATCTGTGCTTGAAGTTCCTGGATTTGGTTAACAAGGAGGTCAAACAGAAGAACGAGGATAAATTTCGTAAGAAAGCCAAGTGGTATGGTTCGCTAGCAGAGAAGAACTGGCAGAAGGCTTTAGAATTCTATGGTCCGAAGACGCATCCTACCATGTTTCTTAACATCCTTATGGCGCAATCTGCCCTTTCTACTAGCATCTCTGATTCATTTCACTCTAGTGCG ATGCTTGAAGGCGCGCTGATGCACTTGCTGGAAGGCCGCCACGTGGTCGGAGCAAACGAGGAATATTCGGACGATGTGAACCTGGACATAAAGCCGAAGTTCTGGAGCCAGCTGCAGagcctgctgaagagcatgctgaagAACCCGGACACAAGCAGGCCAGCAGCCTCCGTAACTAGTCAGGCCAAcggcgtcggcggcggcaggggagagGCGGCCAAGCTGAAAGAGATGTACCGTCTGTCTCTGAAATCTTCCTCTCTGGGCCAGCTGCACGCGCTGCACAAGCTCTGGGTCTGA
- the LOC123444767 gene encoding probable magnesium transporter NIPA6: protein MSPAATDAGGDLFAANLKGALLAVASSAFVGVSFIVKKKGLRRAGAVGSRAGVGGYGYLWEPLWWVGMVTMLVGETANFVAYMFAPAVLVAPLGALSIIVSAVLAHFMLNEKLQRVGVLGCILCIVGSTVIILHAPEERPPNSVEQIWRLATQPTFLCYAALAVAVSLLLMLYCAPRYGQANIMIYVGICSVIGSLTVMSIKAVGIAIKLTIQGENQAGYFQTWLFVMVSAICLVIQLVYLNKALDTFNTALVSPIYYAMFTTLTILASAIMFKDWSGQSASIIASETCGFLTVLAGIIVLHSTREPDQNLSPDLYASLTAPLPPKIYWHIQGNGGDVGKQKEEDSLPCDFITVVRQDYFV from the exons ATGAGCCCCGCCGCGACGGACGCCGGCGGCGACCTCTTCGCCGCCAACCTCAAGGGCGcgctcctcgccgtcgcctcctccgccTTCGTCGGCGTCAGCTTCatcgtcaagaagaagggcctCCGCCGCGCCGGCGCCGTCGGCTCCCGGGCAG GCGTCGGAGGGTATGGGTACCTCTGGGAGCCGCTCTGGTGGGTCGGGATGGTCACCA TGCTTGTTGGGGAGACCGCCAATTTCGTGGCTTACATGTTTGCGCCAGCCGTCCTCGTCGCGCCGCTCGGCGCACTCAGCATCATTGTCAG TGCTGTTCTAGCCCATTTCATGCTGAATGAGAAGTTGCAGCGGGTGGGCGTCCTGGGCTGTATTCTCTGCATTGTTGGGTCGACGGTGATCATCCTCCACGCTCCGGAGGAGAGGCCCCCGAACTCGGTGGAGCAGATTTGGCGCTTGGCAACACAACCTA CCTTCCTTTGCTATGCTGCTTTAGCAGTAGCTGTGTCATTGCTTCTTATGCTATATTGTGCTCCACGGTATGGGCAGGCGAACATAATGATCTATGTTGGTATCTGCTCGGTTATCGGATCCCTCACG GTAATGAGCATCAAGGCTGTGGGCATTGCAATTAAACTTACCATTCAGGGCGAAAACCAGGCTGGGTATTTCCAGACGTGGTTATTTGTGATGGTTTCAGCTATATGCTTAGTCATCCAGTTAGTTTACCTAAACAAG GCACTGGATACTTTCAACACAGCGCTGGTTTCTCCCATCTATTATGCCATGTTCACAACCCTCACTATTTTAGCAAGTGCCATAATGTTCAAG GATTGGTCTGGGCAGAGCGCAAGCATTATTGCCTCCGAGACTTGTGGGTTTCTCACAGTTCTTGCCGGTATTATTGTGCTCCATTCCACTAGAGAACCTGATCAAAATCTGTCTCCAG ACCTTTATGCATCTCTCACTGCACCCCTGCCTCCAAAGATATACTGGCACATACAAGGAAACGGCGGCGATGTAGGGAAGCAAAAAGAGGAAGACTCACTTCCCTGCGATTTCATCACCGTCGTGCGCCAAGACTACTTCGTCTAG